Proteins encoded by one window of Arabidopsis thaliana chromosome 2, partial sequence:
- a CDS encoding Ribosomal protein L30/L7 family protein (Ribosomal protein L30/L7 family protein; FUNCTIONS IN: structural constituent of ribosome; INVOLVED IN: translation; LOCATED IN: cytosolic large ribosomal subunit, chloroplast, plasma membrane, large ribosomal subunit, membrane; EXPRESSED IN: 25 plant structures; EXPRESSED DURING: 14 growth stages; CONTAINS InterPro DOMAIN/s: Ribosomal protein L30, N-terminal (InterPro:IPR012988), Ribosomal protein L30p/L7e, conserved region (InterPro:IPR000517), Ribosomal protein L30, conserved site (InterPro:IPR018038), Ribosomal protein L30, ferredoxin-like fold domain (InterPro:IPR016082); BEST Arabidopsis thaliana protein match is: Ribosomal protein L30/L7 family protein (TAIR:AT3G13580.1); Has 1075 Blast hits to 1075 proteins in 310 species: Archae - 55; Bacteria - 0; Metazoa - 442; Fungi - 204; Plants - 182; Viruses - 0; Other Eukaryotes - 192 (source: NCBI BLink).): MVESKVVVPESVLKKRKREEEWALEKKQNVEAAKKKNAENRKLIFKRAEQYSKEYAEKEKELISLKREAKLKGGFYVDPEAKLLFIIRIRGINAIDPKTKKILQLLRLRQIFNGVFLKVNKATMNMLRRVEPYVTYGFPNLKSVKELIYKRGYGKLNHQRIALTDNSIVEQPTTSFGHSSLRHH, from the exons ATGGTTGAGTCAAAGGTTGTAGTTCCAGAGTCGgtgttgaagaagaggaagagagaggaggaatgggctttggagaagaagcagaatgtTGAAGCcgccaagaagaagaacgcCGAGAACAGGAAGCTTATCTTCAAAAGAGCCGAGCAATACTCCAAGGAATATGCCGAGAAG GAGAAGGAGTTGATCTCGTTGAAACGCGAGGCCAAGCTTAAGGGAGGTTTCTATGTTGACCCTGAAGCTAAGCTCTTGTTCATCATCCGTATCCGTGG TATCAATGCCATTGACCCTAAGACTAAGAAGATTCTCCAGCTCTTGCGTTTGAGACAG ATTTTCAATGGTGTTTTCCTTAAAGTCAACAAGGCTACGATGAACATGCTTCGCCGTGTTGAGCCCTATGTCACTTACGG ATTCCCTAACTTGAAGAGTGTCAAGGAATTGATCTACAAGAGAGGTTACGGAAAGCTTAACCACCAGAGGATAGCTTTGACTGACAACTCTATTGTAGAGCAG CCAACAACTTCCTTTGGCCATTCCAGCTTAAGGCACCACTAG
- a CDS encoding hypothetical protein (DUF789) (Protein of unknown function (DUF789); CONTAINS InterPro DOMAIN/s: Protein of unknown function DUF789 (InterPro:IPR008507); BEST Arabidopsis thaliana protein match is: Protein of unknown function (DUF789) (TAIR:AT1G15030.1); Has 265 Blast hits to 263 proteins in 17 species: Archae - 0; Bacteria - 0; Metazoa - 0; Fungi - 0; Plants - 263; Viruses - 0; Other Eukaryotes - 2 (source: NCBI BLink).), which produces MLGAGFQLTRGRHGDDPFYTSAKTRRANQRIDQLRRAQSDVSNVPSSAPSPHKQQLEPSDLSSSNLDRFLESVTPSVPAQFLSKTLLRERRADDDYNKLVPYFVLGDIWDSFAEWSAYGTGVPLVLNNNKDRVIQYYVPSLSAIQIYAHSHALDSSLKSRRPGDSSDSDFRDSSSDVSSDSDSERVSARVDCISLRDQHQEDSSSDDGEPLGSQGRLMFEYLERDLPYIREPFADKVLDLAAQFPELMTLRSCDLLRSSWFSVAWYPIYRIPTGPTLKDLDACFLTYHSLHTSFGGEGSEQSMSLTQPRESEKMSLPVFGLASYKFRGSLWTPIGGSEHQLVNSLFQAADKWLHSCHVSHPDFLFFCRR; this is translated from the exons ATGTTGGGTGCTGGATTTCAGTTGACGAGAGGCAGACACGGCGACGATCCTTTCTACACTTCCGCAAAAACTCGCAGGGCCAATCAGCGCATCGATCAGCTCCGTAGAGCTCAGAGCGACGTCTCTAACGTTCCATCATCAGCTCCTTCTCCGCATAAACAACAACTCGAGCCGTCCGATTTATCTTCCAGTAATCTAGATCGGTTTTTAGAGTCGGTCACACCATCCGTACCGGCTCAGTTTTTATCCAAG ACATTGCTACGAGAAAGAAGAGCAGATGATGATTATAATAAACTTGTGCCTTATTTTGTGCTTGGTGATATATGGGACTCATTTGCAGAGTGGAGTGCTTACGGCACCGGTGTGCCTCTTGTTTTGAATAACAACAAGGATCGTGTTATCCAATACTATGTCCCTTCTTTGTCAGCCATTCAAATCTATGCTCATTCTCATGCCTTGGATTCATCTCTTAAATCAAG GCGTCCTGGTGATAGTAGCGACAGTGATTTTCGGGATTCAAGTAGCGATGTTAGCAGCGATAGTGATTCCGAGCGGGTTTCTGCTAGAGTAGACTGTATCTCATTGAGGGATCAACATCAGGAAGACTCTTCCAGTGATGATGGCGAACCTTTAGGCTCTCAAGGTCGTTTGATGTTTGAGTATCTTGAAAGAGACCTTCCATACATCCGTGAACCTTTTGCTGATAAG GTCTTGGACCTCGCAGCTCAGTTTCCCGAGCTAATGACGCTGAGAAGCTGTGACTTACTTCGGTCAAGCTGGTTTTCTGTTGCATG GTACCCAATTTACAGAATACCCACAGGACCGACACTGAAGGACCTGGATGCTTGTTTCTTGACGTATCATTCCCTACACACATCTTTTGGAG GTGAAGGCAGTGAACAATCAATGAGCCTTACGCAACCAAGGGAGAGCGAGAAGATGTCATTGCCTGTGTTTGGGCTTGCTTCATACAAGTTCAGAGGTTCATTATGGACACCCATTGGGGGTTCGGAGCACCAGCTCGTGAACTCTCTGTTCCAAGCCGCTGACAAATGGCTGCATTCTTGTCATGTCAGCCACCCTgatttcctcttcttctgcCGTCGTTGA
- a CDS encoding hypothetical protein (DUF789) (Protein of unknown function (DUF789); CONTAINS InterPro DOMAIN/s: Protein of unknown function DUF789 (InterPro:IPR008507); BEST Arabidopsis thaliana protein match is: Protein of unknown function (DUF789) (TAIR:AT1G15030.1); Has 35333 Blast hits to 34131 proteins in 2444 species: Archae - 798; Bacteria - 22429; Metazoa - 974; Fungi - 991; Plants - 531; Viruses - 0; Other Eukaryotes - 9610 (source: NCBI BLink).), which yields MLGAGFQLTRGRHGDDPFYTSAKTRRANQRIDQLRRAQSDVSNVPSSAPSPHKQQLEPSDLSSSNLDRFLESVTPSVPAQFLSKTLLRERRADDDYNKLVPYFVLGDIWDSFAEWSAYGTGVPLVLNNNKDRVIQYYVPSLSAIQIYAHSHALDSSLKSRRPGDSSDSDFRDSSSDVSSDSDSERVSARVDCISLRDQHQEDSSSDDGEPLGSQGRLMFEYLERDLPYIREPFADKVCAFISLLEPKAWCRYYILR from the exons ATGTTGGGTGCTGGATTTCAGTTGACGAGAGGCAGACACGGCGACGATCCTTTCTACACTTCCGCAAAAACTCGCAGGGCCAATCAGCGCATCGATCAGCTCCGTAGAGCTCAGAGCGACGTCTCTAACGTTCCATCATCAGCTCCTTCTCCGCATAAACAACAACTCGAGCCGTCCGATTTATCTTCCAGTAATCTAGATCGGTTTTTAGAGTCGGTCACACCATCCGTACCGGCTCAGTTTTTATCCAAG ACATTGCTACGAGAAAGAAGAGCAGATGATGATTATAATAAACTTGTGCCTTATTTTGTGCTTGGTGATATATGGGACTCATTTGCAGAGTGGAGTGCTTACGGCACCGGTGTGCCTCTTGTTTTGAATAACAACAAGGATCGTGTTATCCAATACTATGTCCCTTCTTTGTCAGCCATTCAAATCTATGCTCATTCTCATGCCTTGGATTCATCTCTTAAATCAAG GCGTCCTGGTGATAGTAGCGACAGTGATTTTCGGGATTCAAGTAGCGATGTTAGCAGCGATAGTGATTCCGAGCGGGTTTCTGCTAGAGTAGACTGTATCTCATTGAGGGATCAACATCAGGAAGACTCTTCCAGTGATGATGGCGAACCTTTAGGCTCTCAAGGTCGTTTGATGTTTGAGTATCTTGAAAGAGACCTTCCATACATCCGTGAACCTTTTGCTGATAAGGTTTGTGCGTTCATTTCTCTACTAGAACCGAAAGCATGGTGTAGATACTATATACtaagatga
- a CDS encoding Ribosomal protein L30/L7 family protein (Ribosomal protein L30/L7 family protein; FUNCTIONS IN: structural constituent of ribosome, transcription regulator activity; INVOLVED IN: translation; LOCATED IN: in 8 components; EXPRESSED IN: 27 plant structures; EXPRESSED DURING: 14 growth stages; CONTAINS InterPro DOMAIN/s: Ribosomal protein L30, N-terminal (InterPro:IPR012988), Ribosomal protein L7, eukaryotic (InterPro:IPR005998), Ribosomal protein L30p/L7e, conserved region (InterPro:IPR000517), Ribosomal protein L30, conserved site (InterPro:IPR018038), Ribosomal protein L30, ferredoxin-like fold domain (InterPro:IPR016082); BEST Arabidopsis thaliana protein match is: Ribosomal protein L30/L7 family protein (TAIR:AT3G13580.1); Has 1297 Blast hits to 1295 proteins in 388 species: Archae - 210; Bacteria - 1; Metazoa - 453; Fungi - 213; Plants - 195; Viruses - 0; Other Eukaryotes - 225 (source: NCBI BLink).): MVESKVVVPESVLKKRKREEEWALEKKQNVEAAKKKNAENRKLIFKRAEQYSKEYAEKEKELISLKREAKLKGGFYVDPEAKLLFIIRIRGINAIDPKTKKILQLLRLRQIFNGVFLKVNKATMNMLRRVEPYVTYGFPNLKSVKELIYKRGYGKLNHQRIALTDNSIVEQALGKHGIICTEDLIHEILTVGPHFKEANNFLWPFQLKAPLGGLKKKRNHYVEGGDAGNRENFINELIRRMN, from the exons ATGGTTGAGTCAAAGGTTGTAGTTCCAGAGTCGgtgttgaagaagaggaagagagaggaggaatgggctttggagaagaagcagaatgtTGAAGCcgccaagaagaagaacgcCGAGAACAGGAAGCTTATCTTCAAAAGAGCCGAGCAATACTCCAAGGAATATGCCGAGAAG GAGAAGGAGTTGATCTCGTTGAAACGCGAGGCCAAGCTTAAGGGAGGTTTCTATGTTGACCCTGAAGCTAAGCTCTTGTTCATCATCCGTATCCGTGG TATCAATGCCATTGACCCTAAGACTAAGAAGATTCTCCAGCTCTTGCGTTTGAGACAG ATTTTCAATGGTGTTTTCCTTAAAGTCAACAAGGCTACGATGAACATGCTTCGCCGTGTTGAGCCCTATGTCACTTACGG ATTCCCTAACTTGAAGAGTGTCAAGGAATTGATCTACAAGAGAGGTTACGGAAAGCTTAACCACCAGAGGATAGCTTTGACTGACAACTCTATTGTAGAGCAG gCTCTTGGAAAGCATGGTATCATTTGCACTGAGGATTTGATCCACGAGATTCTAACAGTAGGACCTCATTTCAAGGAAGCCAACAACTTCCTTTGGCCATTCCAGCTTAAGGCACCACTAGGTGGcctcaagaagaagagaaatcacTACGTGGAAGGTGGTGATGCCGGAAACCGTGAGAACTTCATCAATGAGCTTATCAGGAGGATGAATTAG
- a CDS encoding hypothetical protein (DUF789) (Protein of unknown function (DUF789); CONTAINS InterPro DOMAIN/s: Protein of unknown function DUF789 (InterPro:IPR008507); BEST Arabidopsis thaliana protein match is: Protein of unknown function (DUF789) (TAIR:AT1G15030.1); Has 35333 Blast hits to 34131 proteins in 2444 species: Archae - 798; Bacteria - 22429; Metazoa - 974; Fungi - 991; Plants - 531; Viruses - 0; Other Eukaryotes - 9610 (source: NCBI BLink).), giving the protein MLGAGFQLTRGRHGDDPFYTSAKTRRANQRIDQLRRAQSDVSNVPSSAPSPHKQQLEPSDLSSSNLDRFLESVTPSVPAQFLSKTLLRERRADDDYNKLVPYFVLGDIWDSFAEWSAYGTGVPLVLNNNKDRVIQYYVPSLSAIQIYAHSHALDSSLKSRRPGDSSDSDFRDSSSDVSSDSDSERVSARVDCISLRDQHQEDSSSDDGEPLGSQGRLMFEYLERDLPYIREPFADKVLDLAAQFPELMTLRSCDLLRSSWFSVAWYPIYRIPTGPTLKDLDACFLTYHSLHTSFGGKPKLFYLSKQQVVGLHCSTTYTISNQNT; this is encoded by the exons ATGTTGGGTGCTGGATTTCAGTTGACGAGAGGCAGACACGGCGACGATCCTTTCTACACTTCCGCAAAAACTCGCAGGGCCAATCAGCGCATCGATCAGCTCCGTAGAGCTCAGAGCGACGTCTCTAACGTTCCATCATCAGCTCCTTCTCCGCATAAACAACAACTCGAGCCGTCCGATTTATCTTCCAGTAATCTAGATCGGTTTTTAGAGTCGGTCACACCATCCGTACCGGCTCAGTTTTTATCCAAG ACATTGCTACGAGAAAGAAGAGCAGATGATGATTATAATAAACTTGTGCCTTATTTTGTGCTTGGTGATATATGGGACTCATTTGCAGAGTGGAGTGCTTACGGCACCGGTGTGCCTCTTGTTTTGAATAACAACAAGGATCGTGTTATCCAATACTATGTCCCTTCTTTGTCAGCCATTCAAATCTATGCTCATTCTCATGCCTTGGATTCATCTCTTAAATCAAG GCGTCCTGGTGATAGTAGCGACAGTGATTTTCGGGATTCAAGTAGCGATGTTAGCAGCGATAGTGATTCCGAGCGGGTTTCTGCTAGAGTAGACTGTATCTCATTGAGGGATCAACATCAGGAAGACTCTTCCAGTGATGATGGCGAACCTTTAGGCTCTCAAGGTCGTTTGATGTTTGAGTATCTTGAAAGAGACCTTCCATACATCCGTGAACCTTTTGCTGATAAG GTCTTGGACCTCGCAGCTCAGTTTCCCGAGCTAATGACGCTGAGAAGCTGTGACTTACTTCGGTCAAGCTGGTTTTCTGTTGCATG GTACCCAATTTACAGAATACCCACAGGACCGACACTGAAGGACCTGGATGCTTGTTTCTTGACGTATCATTCCCTACACACATCTTTTGGAGGTAAACCAAAActcttttatttatcaaaacaacaaGTTGTAGGTTTACACTGTTCCACAACTTACACTATATCTAATCAGAATACTTGA